A part of Deinococcus multiflagellatus genomic DNA contains:
- a CDS encoding allantoinase: MSLDLLIRGGTLVTPSGPMPADLGVQDGQIVSLALEVYAPARQEVDARGLHVFPGVVDAHVHLNEPGRTHWEGFDTGTRALAAGGATSFLDMPLNSSPPVLNRAAFQAKRAAGEAHSRLDFGLWGGLTPLNLSELDDLAACGVVGFKAFMSHSGLDEFPAADDATLYEGMRAARRLGRVVATHAESDPLTRALAQAAQAAGHHGARDYLASRPPITEAEAVSRALLFAEETGAALHLVHLSTARAVLLAAEARARGVDVTAETCPHYLHFTDEDVERAGPLLKCAPPLRPATEREALWAALKAGQIDTVGSDHSPAPPDLKTGDDFFALWGGISGAQSTLNVLLEDGYWRRGVPLPLLAAVSALHPARRFRLARKGALRVGHDADFALVRLDEPFTLTDLHDRHGGNPYRGERFRGRVQATYLRGQPVYRLTDQGAWFGDGRGQLLTPAPLDPAPALPPPGGP, translated from the coding sequence ATGAGCCTGGACCTGCTGATCCGGGGCGGCACCCTGGTCACGCCCAGCGGCCCCATGCCGGCCGACCTGGGGGTGCAGGACGGCCAGATCGTGAGTCTGGCGCTGGAGGTCTACGCCCCGGCGCGCCAGGAGGTGGACGCCCGGGGCCTGCACGTCTTCCCCGGGGTGGTGGACGCCCATGTGCACCTGAACGAACCCGGGCGCACCCACTGGGAGGGCTTTGACACCGGCACCCGGGCGCTGGCGGCGGGCGGGGCCACCAGCTTTCTGGACATGCCGCTCAATTCCAGCCCGCCAGTGCTGAACCGCGCGGCCTTCCAGGCCAAGCGGGCGGCGGGCGAGGCGCACTCGCGGCTGGATTTTGGCCTGTGGGGGGGCCTGACCCCGCTGAACCTGAGCGAACTGGATGATCTGGCCGCGTGCGGCGTGGTGGGCTTCAAGGCATTCATGAGCCACAGCGGCCTGGACGAGTTCCCGGCCGCCGACGACGCCACGCTGTACGAGGGCATGCGTGCCGCTCGGCGCCTGGGCCGGGTGGTCGCCACCCACGCCGAGAGTGATCCCCTCACCCGCGCGCTGGCCCAGGCCGCGCAGGCGGCGGGCCACCACGGCGCGCGCGACTACCTTGCCTCGCGCCCACCGATCACCGAGGCCGAGGCGGTGTCGCGCGCCCTGCTGTTTGCCGAGGAAACGGGCGCGGCGCTGCATCTGGTGCACCTCAGCACGGCGCGCGCGGTGCTGCTGGCCGCCGAGGCGCGCGCCCGGGGCGTGGACGTGACGGCCGAAACCTGCCCCCACTACCTGCACTTCACGGACGAAGACGTGGAACGCGCCGGGCCACTGCTTAAGTGCGCGCCGCCGCTGCGCCCGGCCACCGAGCGCGAGGCCCTGTGGGCCGCCCTGAAGGCCGGGCAGATCGACACCGTGGGCTCGGACCACTCGCCGGCCCCCCCGGACCTGAAAACGGGCGACGACTTCTTCGCCCTGTGGGGCGGCATCAGCGGGGCGCAGTCCACCCTGAACGTGCTGCTTGAGGACGGCTACTGGCGACGTGGGGTGCCGCTGCCTCTGCTGGCGGCAGTCAGTGCGCTGCACCCGGCGCGGCGCTTCCGGCTGGCGCGCAAGGGCGCGCTGCGCGTGGGCCACGACGCCGACTTTGCGCTGGTGCGGCTGGATGAGCCCTTTACCTTGACCGACCTGCACGACCGCCACGGCGGCAACCCCTACCGGGGCGAGCGTTTCCGGGGCCGCGTGCAGGCCACCTATCTGCGCGGGCAGCCGGTCTACCGCCTGACCGACCAGGGGGCGTGGTTTGGCGACGGGCGCGGGCAACTGCTGACCCCGGCTCCACTGGACCCCGCCCCCGCTCTCCCCCCTCCCGGAGGCCCATGA
- a CDS encoding MFS transporter, producing MTGTAHPLRNAAFRAILLTRLFSALTGGFYNVPIMWWVLEQTGSGSMIASVGLVSALAGLIAAPIGGVLADRGHKRLLIQATYVIDALLLVLMATLVLGGHMRVGYVFPLLAVTSFVAALRGPASSVLVPMTIPRAVYQQGNAMMSLTGSLASLSGYALAGAATGFAGVHGAMLIGAGLLAAAILTLATVPEPTLPAASAGTDPEQADPPSEGLLAGLGVIWSNPLLFWTFAVSLLLNFVLIPLEVTLAPFARELGAGAREFGFLSASISVGQLLGMLALSTYRVPRPWLALVGGTFGIAAAIAGLSVAATLPQALTLLALGGLSAAVMNVQLSVVAQLHIPHAVMGRAYGVMNSVSSAVQPLGYAGAAALLAWLPLHSIFLLIGTLLALAAAAWLHPTLRVGFEKPMVSPATD from the coding sequence ATGACGGGCACCGCACACCCCCTGCGCAACGCGGCCTTTCGCGCCATTCTGCTGACCCGGCTGTTCTCCGCGCTAACCGGCGGCTTTTACAACGTGCCCATCATGTGGTGGGTGCTGGAACAGACCGGCTCGGGCAGCATGATCGCCTCGGTGGGGCTGGTCAGCGCCCTGGCCGGGCTGATCGCGGCGCCCATTGGCGGCGTGCTGGCCGACCGGGGCCATAAGCGGCTGCTGATTCAGGCCACCTACGTCATAGACGCGCTGCTGCTGGTGCTCATGGCCACCCTGGTGCTGGGCGGGCACATGCGCGTGGGCTACGTGTTCCCGCTGCTGGCCGTGACCAGCTTCGTGGCGGCGCTGCGCGGCCCGGCGTCCTCGGTGCTGGTGCCCATGACCATTCCGCGCGCGGTGTACCAGCAGGGCAACGCCATGATGAGCCTGACCGGCAGCCTCGCCAGCCTCAGCGGCTACGCGCTGGCCGGCGCCGCCACCGGGTTTGCGGGCGTTCACGGCGCCATGCTGATCGGCGCGGGGCTACTGGCGGCGGCCATTCTGACGCTGGCCACGGTGCCCGAGCCCACCCTTCCGGCCGCCAGTGCGGGCACAGACCCCGAACAGGCCGACCCGCCCAGCGAGGGCCTGCTGGCGGGCCTGGGGGTGATCTGGAGCAATCCGCTGCTGTTCTGGACCTTTGCGGTGAGCCTGCTGCTGAACTTCGTGCTGATTCCCCTGGAGGTCACGCTGGCGCCGTTTGCCCGGGAACTGGGGGCGGGCGCGCGGGAATTCGGCTTTCTCAGCGCCAGTATCTCGGTGGGGCAACTGCTGGGCATGCTGGCCCTCAGCACCTACCGGGTGCCGCGCCCCTGGCTGGCGCTGGTGGGGGGCACCTTTGGCATTGCGGCGGCCATTGCGGGCCTCAGTGTGGCGGCCACCCTGCCCCAGGCCCTGACCCTGCTGGCCCTGGGGGGCCTGAGCGCGGCCGTGATGAACGTGCAGCTGAGCGTGGTGGCGCAGCTGCATATTCCCCACGCCGTGATGGGCCGGGCCTACGGGGTGATGAATTCGGTGTCCAGCGCCGTGCAGCCGCTGGGGTACGCGGGCGCCGCCGCCTTGCTGGCGTGGCTGCCGCTGCACAGCATCTTCCTGCTGATCGGCACGCTGCTGGCGCTGGCCGCCGCCGCGTGGCTGCACCCCACCCTGAGAGTGGGCTTTGAAAAACCGATGGTCTCGCCCGCCACGGATTGA
- the allE gene encoding (S)-ureidoglycine aminohydrolase gives MKHLGVTRSALHPSHAVLTPDTFVRTALAEWPGCALTLHIAPVMGLGARFVQFSAELPAGAQARESEHGFQRFVFVLEGSLDVQVGGETRTLGPSDHVFLPVGAAHTLRAQTPSRVAVFEKPYESAPGTPPPPVCWGNEQENPGAPFEGDERLIARKLLPDDPRFDFMMSTMSFAPGATLPYTEMHYMEHGLLMLSGEGLYKLQDHYHPVQAGDVIWMGAHCPQWYGALGREWTKYLLYKDMNRHPLTLEARP, from the coding sequence ATGAAGCACCTTGGCGTGACCCGCTCGGCCCTGCACCCCTCACACGCGGTCCTGACCCCCGATACCTTCGTGCGCACCGCCCTGGCCGAGTGGCCGGGTTGCGCGCTCACCCTGCACATTGCCCCGGTGATGGGCCTGGGGGCGCGCTTCGTGCAGTTCTCCGCCGAGCTGCCAGCGGGCGCGCAGGCCCGGGAGAGCGAGCACGGCTTTCAGCGCTTTGTGTTCGTGCTGGAGGGGAGCCTGGACGTGCAGGTGGGGGGCGAGACGCGCACCCTGGGCCCCTCGGACCATGTGTTCTTGCCAGTGGGCGCGGCGCACACGCTGCGCGCCCAGACGCCCAGCCGCGTGGCGGTGTTCGAGAAGCCCTACGAATCGGCCCCCGGTACCCCGCCGCCCCCGGTGTGCTGGGGCAACGAGCAGGAGAACCCCGGCGCCCCCTTTGAGGGCGATGAGCGCCTGATCGCCCGCAAGCTGCTGCCCGACGACCCCCGCTTCGATTTCATGATGAGCACCATGTCCTTTGCGCCGGGGGCCACGCTGCCCTACACCGAGATGCACTACATGGAACACGGCCTGCTGATGCTGTCCGGCGAGGGGCTGTACAAGCTGCAGGACCACTACCACCCGGTGCAGGCCGGCGACGTGATCTGGATGGGCGCCCACTGCCCGCAGTGGTACGGCGCCCTGGGCCGCGAGTGGACCAAATACCTGCTGTACAAGGACATGAACCGCCACCCCCTGACCCTGGAGGCCCGCCCGTGA
- the aceB gene encoding malate synthase A, translating to MTQTLPAGLTISAPLTDAQREILTPEALAFVAELHRRFEGQRRALLAGREARQARLDAGELPDFLPDTAHIRAGDWQVAPLPADLQDRRVEITGPVDRKMIINALNSGARVFMADFEDASSPTWENVVSGQVNLRDAVRRTISLEQNGKSYRLNDRTAVLLVRPRGWHLPEKHVQVDGETLYGAFFDFGLYFWHNAKELLSRGSGPYFYLPKLESHQEARLWNDVFLYAQEALGLPRGTIRATVLIETILAAFEMDEILYELREHSAGLNCGRWDYIFSYIKKLRAHPDRILPDRAKVTMAVPMMTAYSKLAIQTCHKRGAPAIGGMSAFIPVKNDEEKNRAAFEQVRTDKEREAVNGHDGTWVAHPGMVELATEVFDRLMTGPNQISSDKQRALVVTAADLLTPPDGTVTEAGVRLNVNVGVQYLAAWLRGAGAVPIHNLMEDAATAEISRAQLWQWRQHRVTLDDGRVLTEELWDALYDDEAAQLGAAFEDAARLFREAATRTPLVEFLTLPGYEVLP from the coding sequence ATGACCCAGACCCTGCCCGCCGGCCTGACCATCTCTGCCCCCCTGACTGACGCCCAGCGCGAGATCCTAACCCCCGAGGCCCTGGCGTTTGTGGCCGAACTGCACCGCCGCTTTGAGGGCCAGCGCCGCGCGCTGCTGGCCGGGCGCGAAGCCCGCCAGGCCCGGCTGGACGCGGGCGAGCTGCCCGACTTTCTACCCGACACCGCACACATCCGCGCCGGGGACTGGCAGGTGGCCCCGCTGCCCGCCGACCTGCAGGACCGCCGGGTGGAAATCACCGGCCCGGTGGACCGCAAGATGATCATCAACGCCCTGAACAGCGGCGCGCGGGTGTTCATGGCCGACTTTGAAGACGCCAGCAGCCCCACCTGGGAGAACGTGGTCAGTGGGCAAGTGAACCTGCGCGACGCGGTGCGCCGAACCATCAGCCTGGAGCAGAATGGCAAGAGCTACCGCCTGAACGACCGCACAGCGGTGCTGCTGGTGCGCCCGCGCGGCTGGCACCTGCCGGAAAAGCATGTGCAGGTGGACGGCGAGACGCTGTACGGCGCCTTCTTCGACTTCGGGCTGTACTTCTGGCACAACGCCAAGGAACTGCTTTCGCGCGGCAGCGGGCCGTACTTCTACCTGCCCAAGCTGGAAAGCCACCAGGAAGCCCGGCTGTGGAACGACGTGTTCCTGTACGCCCAGGAGGCCCTGGGCCTACCGCGCGGCACCATCCGGGCGACCGTGCTGATCGAGACGATCCTGGCCGCCTTCGAGATGGACGAGATTCTGTACGAACTGCGCGAGCACTCGGCCGGGCTGAACTGCGGGCGCTGGGACTACATCTTCAGCTACATCAAGAAGCTGCGTGCCCACCCGGACCGCATTCTGCCCGACCGCGCCAAGGTCACGATGGCGGTGCCCATGATGACCGCCTACAGCAAACTGGCCATTCAGACCTGCCACAAGCGCGGCGCCCCGGCCATTGGCGGCATGAGCGCTTTTATTCCGGTCAAGAACGACGAGGAGAAAAACCGTGCGGCCTTCGAGCAGGTGCGCACCGACAAGGAGCGCGAGGCCGTCAACGGCCACGACGGCACCTGGGTGGCGCACCCCGGCATGGTGGAACTGGCCACTGAGGTCTTTGACCGCCTGATGACCGGCCCCAACCAGATCAGCAGTGACAAGCAGCGGGCACTGGTGGTCACGGCCGCCGACCTGCTGACCCCCCCGGACGGCACCGTGACCGAAGCGGGCGTGCGCCTGAACGTGAACGTGGGCGTGCAGTACCTCGCCGCGTGGCTGCGCGGGGCGGGCGCGGTGCCCATTCATAACCTGATGGAAGACGCCGCCACCGCCGAGATTTCGCGGGCGCAGCTGTGGCAGTGGCGCCAGCACCGCGTGACCCTGGACGACGGCCGCGTGCTGACCGAGGAGTTATGGGACGCCCTGTACGACGACGAGGCCGCCCAGCTGGGCGCCGCCTTTGAGGACGCCGCGCGCCTATTCCGCGAGGCCGCCACCCGCACGCCGCTGGTGGAGTTCCTGACCCTGCCGGGCTACGAGGTGCTGCCCTGA
- a CDS encoding allantoate amidohydrolase has product MTAPHPDHPSPVADLGPLARRALAACAELARFTETPGEITRTFLCPQSREVTAYFSAWAHDLGLNVRLDAAGNLRARREGPAPESPTLYLGSHVDTVPNAGAYDGVLGVTLAYAVAEALRAAPLPFALELLAFSEEEGVRFGVPFIGSRALVGTLDEVLGRQDAQGISVRGALEAYGLTPAELPEAEVRGPSVGFLELHIEQGPVLQAAGAPLGVVTAIAGQNRLRLDFAGQAAHAGTTPMAHRRDALAAAARFVVAAEELARATPGLVATVGMLSAHPGAINVIPGAAHATLDIRHEQDAARQEALKTLLAQAHALAAERGVTLTVTETMTQPAVPMNPGLRAALHRAAAAEGLSAPDLPSGAGHDAMVLATRMPAAMLFLRSPNAMSHHPDETVNPEDVDAALRVAVRAVLALAGQDGAGEHGA; this is encoded by the coding sequence TTGACCGCCCCCCATCCTGATCACCCGTCCCCTGTTGCCGACCTGGGTCCCCTGGCGCGCCGGGCGCTGGCCGCCTGCGCCGAACTGGCCCGGTTCACCGAAACCCCCGGCGAGATCACCCGCACCTTTCTGTGCCCCCAGAGCCGCGAGGTCACCGCGTACTTCAGCGCCTGGGCCCACGACCTGGGCCTGAACGTGCGCCTGGACGCCGCCGGCAACCTGCGCGCGCGCCGCGAGGGGCCGGCCCCGGAGTCACCCACCCTGTACCTGGGTTCGCATGTGGACACCGTGCCGAATGCCGGCGCCTACGACGGCGTGCTGGGCGTGACCCTGGCCTACGCGGTGGCCGAGGCCCTGCGCGCCGCGCCGCTGCCCTTTGCCCTGGAACTGCTGGCCTTTAGCGAAGAGGAGGGGGTGCGCTTCGGCGTGCCGTTCATTGGCAGCCGGGCCCTGGTGGGCACCCTGGATGAGGTGCTCGGCCGCCAGGACGCGCAGGGCATCAGCGTGCGCGGGGCCCTGGAGGCGTATGGCCTGACCCCCGCCGAGCTGCCAGAGGCCGAAGTGCGCGGGCCTTCAGTGGGCTTTCTGGAACTGCACATTGAGCAGGGGCCGGTGCTGCAGGCGGCAGGCGCGCCGCTGGGGGTGGTCACGGCGATTGCCGGGCAAAACCGCCTGCGGCTGGACTTCGCCGGGCAGGCCGCGCACGCGGGCACCACACCGATGGCGCACCGCCGGGACGCCCTGGCCGCCGCCGCGCGCTTTGTGGTGGCCGCCGAGGAGCTGGCGCGCGCCACACCGGGGCTGGTGGCCACCGTAGGGATGCTGAGCGCCCACCCCGGCGCCATCAACGTGATTCCGGGGGCGGCGCACGCCACCCTGGACATTCGCCATGAACAGGACGCCGCGCGCCAGGAGGCCCTGAAGACCCTGCTGGCCCAGGCCCACGCCCTGGCCGCCGAGCGCGGCGTAACCCTGACCGTCACGGAAACCATGACCCAGCCCGCCGTGCCCATGAACCCGGGGCTGCGCGCCGCCCTGCACCGCGCGGCGGCGGCCGAGGGCCTCAGCGCCCCGGACCTGCCCAGCGGCGCGGGTCACGACGCGATGGTGCTCGCCACGCGGATGCCCGCCGCCATGCTGTTCCTGCGCTCACCGAATGCCATGAGCCACCACCCGGACGAAACGGTGAACCCAGAGGACGTGGACGCCGCCCTGCGCGTGGCGGTGCGCGCGGTGCTGGCGCTGGCCGGGCAGGATGGGGCCGGGGAGCACGGCGCATGA
- a CDS encoding aldolase/citrate lyase/malate synthase family protein, with protein MPLPSAAHALAARLHAALAAHWPAVDAAAPATPPSPPPPYRAAPAPPELKAGRAELIVEASDHAALAAALGSDADAVVLDFDDTFAPTPTNVAAAYGALPGALASPGAWLARPRALYARQPGLTFGGIPARAALCDLAALLTALPGRWPHLYLPKLETVAQAQAWALALRTAEAHLGLGPGTLRVCLQIETWPGLLAADRLLFELRDWAYGLNAGRWDYVFSVVKTVGPTWAGPLPPRSGLGMDVDAMRAYAEALVAVCRARGAQAVGGTAALSPDPHDPGPALAAVQADKAREAAQGFVGAWAGRPDLIGAVRAGLALGAPASSPVTPSPVTPARLLALPDPGPLDPAEVEDTAALALAVFRAWFAGQGVVERAGRLEDTATAELARALLGQWVRVQAPLQDGRPLTPGAYLALRRRLCPDLSPEARLLDHLVLSPTPPAYFPHEAQVLGLCGPGLRAPEAPLDRPPS; from the coding sequence ATGCCCCTGCCTTCCGCCGCCCACGCCCTGGCCGCCCGGCTGCACGCGGCGCTGGCGGCGCACTGGCCTGCGGTGGACGCGGCGGCCCCGGCCACGCCGCCGTCCCCCCCACCCCCTTACCGCGCGGCCCCCGCGCCCCCGGAGCTAAAGGCCGGGCGCGCCGAACTGATCGTGGAGGCCAGCGACCACGCGGCCCTCGCCGCCGCCCTGGGCAGCGACGCCGACGCCGTGGTGCTGGATTTCGACGACACCTTTGCCCCCACCCCTACCAACGTGGCCGCCGCTTACGGGGCGCTGCCGGGGGCGCTGGCCTCGCCCGGGGCATGGCTGGCCCGGCCCCGGGCGCTGTATGCCCGGCAGCCGGGGCTGACGTTCGGTGGCATACCTGCCCGCGCGGCCCTGTGTGATCTGGCGGCGCTGCTGACGGCGCTTCCTGGCCGCTGGCCGCACCTGTACCTGCCCAAGCTGGAAACGGTGGCCCAGGCCCAGGCGTGGGCCCTGGCCCTGCGCACGGCCGAAGCGCACCTGGGCCTGGGACCCGGCACCCTGCGCGTGTGCCTGCAGATTGAAACGTGGCCGGGGCTGCTGGCCGCCGACCGCCTGCTCTTCGAACTGCGCGACTGGGCGTATGGCCTGAACGCCGGGCGCTGGGACTACGTGTTCAGCGTGGTGAAAACGGTGGGCCCCACCTGGGCGGGGCCGCTGCCGCCCCGCTCCGGGCTGGGCATGGACGTGGACGCCATGCGCGCCTATGCCGAGGCCCTGGTCGCCGTGTGCCGGGCGCGCGGCGCGCAGGCGGTGGGCGGCACGGCGGCGCTGAGCCCGGACCCCCACGACCCTGGCCCCGCCCTGGCCGCCGTGCAGGCCGACAAGGCGCGCGAAGCGGCCCAGGGCTTCGTGGGCGCGTGGGCCGGCCGCCCCGACCTGATTGGGGCCGTGCGCGCGGGGCTGGCGCTGGGGGCCCCGGCCTCATCCCCCGTCACTCCATCCCCCGTCACCCCAGCGCGCCTGCTGGCCCTGCCCGACCCTGGCCCGCTGGACCCCGCCGAGGTGGAGGACACGGCAGCCCTGGCCCTGGCGGTGTTCCGCGCGTGGTTCGCTGGGCAGGGGGTCGTGGAGCGCGCCGGGCGGCTGGAAGACACCGCCACCGCCGAACTGGCCCGCGCGCTGCTGGGGCAGTGGGTGCGGGTGCAGGCCCCGCTTCAGGACGGCCGCCCCCTGACCCCGGGCGCCTACCTCGCCCTGCGCCGCCGCCTGTGCCCGGACCTGTCCCCCGAAGCGCGCCTGCTGGACCATCTGGTGCTCTCGCCCACGCCCCCCGCCTACTTTCCCCACGAGGCCCAGGTGCTGGGCCTGTGTGGGCCGGGCCTGCGGGCCCCGGAGGCCCCCCTTGACCGCCCCCCATCCTGA
- a CDS encoding helix-turn-helix domain-containing protein → MTASGLQMEEGLWRTFTSLLDGPSTARAVATRLGRPVATIVRNLNHLQEHGLVCETGTDRVGQHIERVYRLPEGAVRVRDERALSLAFHETERGLTLAAYNGLPSAAGMVSVCVPRERAAEIMDRLQALREDIEALQQEGGDVKLSFFLAGWTED, encoded by the coding sequence ATGACGGCAAGCGGACTTCAGATGGAAGAGGGCCTGTGGCGCACCTTTACCTCGCTGCTGGACGGGCCCAGCACCGCGCGGGCGGTGGCCACGCGGCTGGGGCGCCCGGTAGCGACCATCGTGCGCAACCTCAACCACCTGCAGGAACACGGTCTGGTGTGCGAAACCGGCACCGACCGCGTGGGGCAGCACATTGAGCGGGTCTACCGCCTGCCCGAAGGCGCGGTGCGGGTGCGCGACGAACGCGCCCTGAGCCTGGCCTTTCACGAGACCGAGCGCGGCCTGACGCTGGCGGCCTACAACGGGCTGCCCAGCGCGGCGGGCATGGTCAGCGTGTGCGTGCCGCGCGAACGCGCCGCCGAGATCATGGACCGGCTGCAGGCGCTGCGCGAGGACATCGAAGCCCTGCAGCAGGAGGGCGGCGACGTGAAACTCTCGTTTTTCCTGGCGGGCTGGACGGAGGACTGA
- a CDS encoding IclR family transcriptional regulator: MRTLERGLGVLWALAQLGEAPLSAVARAAGLSASTASRLLDTLRQQGYADWDEASGLYRVGLRAFQVGSAFTAARSLVGAAEAEMRALVAELNESANLAVLRPLGGGRLEAAYVHQVQGPQLVRMFTQPGSGAPLHASGVGKVLLASRPDDEVRAALGTGSLSAYTPHTLTDPAAVLDELEKVRRDGYALDEQERELGVRCVAVPVYGAGGEVWAALSVSAPTARLSPEQLPAFLNATLAAAGRIGARLGWTA, encoded by the coding sequence GTGCGCACCCTGGAGCGCGGCCTGGGCGTGCTGTGGGCCCTGGCCCAGCTGGGCGAGGCCCCCCTCTCGGCGGTGGCCCGCGCCGCCGGGCTCTCGGCCAGCACCGCCTCGCGGCTGCTCGACACGCTGCGCCAGCAGGGCTACGCCGACTGGGATGAGGCCTCGGGGCTGTACCGGGTGGGGCTGCGCGCCTTTCAGGTGGGCTCGGCCTTTACCGCCGCCCGCTCGCTGGTGGGCGCCGCCGAGGCCGAGATGCGCGCGCTGGTTGCAGAGCTGAACGAGAGCGCCAACCTCGCGGTGCTGCGCCCGCTGGGCGGGGGACGCCTGGAAGCCGCTTACGTGCATCAGGTGCAGGGGCCGCAGCTGGTGCGCATGTTCACGCAGCCCGGCTCCGGGGCGCCGCTGCACGCCTCCGGGGTGGGCAAGGTGCTGCTGGCCTCGCGCCCCGACGACGAGGTGCGCGCCGCCCTGGGCACTGGTTCCCTGAGCGCCTACACGCCCCACACCCTGACCGACCCGGCCGCCGTGCTCGACGAACTGGAGAAGGTGCGCCGCGACGGCTACGCCCTGGACGAACAGGAGCGCGAACTGGGCGTGCGCTGCGTGGCGGTGCCGGTGTACGGGGCGGGCGGCGAGGTCTGGGCGGCCCTGAGTGTTTCCGCGCCCACCGCCCGCCTGAGCCCGGAGCAGTTGCCCGCCTTTCTGAACGCCACGCTGGCGGCGGCCGGGCGCATCGGGGCGCGCCTGGGCTGGACGGCCTAG
- a CDS encoding M16 family metallopeptidase, whose product MELYTTGYLDNGLGFLIAPRPGAHLIHLAAYLDHGVKDEDEAENGISHLLEHLLFNPNNLTGTQGKQWEALAKSGARMEAWTGKEHTRLGLSCLPRDLPKVMAFVADVLRNPKVTKQALEHERKIVLDEIHRKRHRPEFLWTLVEEALYAPPYGMSILGSPDIVSGLNLKQMKQRALDACTPERTRLVIAGKVDSAAVRLIEEHFEDWYAAPLHHEYRPVEIVPRLIGVPSRSERVTLYLSFPGPALGDPDRPATEVFAALLGGGLRSRMFQRLREEHQLVYAAQGGSSHWRRSGYLFMAMDLARERVQEAFGRLTELMQELQTAPPSHDETDETRESFALRALQESEGPGLATKLAQHWLNDEVYFPTRAARMYRQVSAQDVQAAAGYLSTQQMAVVGIGMGEAELAELLEVVA is encoded by the coding sequence ATGGAACTCTACACGACGGGCTATCTGGACAATGGCCTGGGGTTTCTGATTGCGCCGCGTCCGGGCGCCCACCTGATTCATCTGGCCGCGTATCTGGACCACGGCGTCAAGGACGAGGACGAAGCCGAAAACGGCATCAGCCACCTGCTGGAGCACCTGCTGTTCAACCCGAATAACCTCACCGGCACGCAGGGCAAGCAGTGGGAAGCCCTGGCCAAGAGCGGCGCGCGCATGGAAGCCTGGACCGGCAAGGAACACACCCGCCTGGGCCTGTCGTGCCTGCCGCGCGACCTGCCCAAGGTGATGGCCTTTGTGGCCGACGTGCTGCGTAACCCCAAGGTGACCAAGCAGGCGCTGGAACACGAACGCAAGATCGTGCTGGACGAGATTCACCGCAAGCGCCACCGCCCGGAATTCCTGTGGACCCTGGTGGAAGAAGCGCTGTACGCCCCGCCCTACGGCATGTCCATTCTGGGCTCGCCGGACATCGTGTCTGGCCTGAACCTGAAACAGATGAAGCAGCGCGCCCTGGACGCCTGCACCCCCGAACGCACCCGGCTGGTCATTGCGGGCAAGGTGGACAGCGCAGCGGTGCGCCTGATTGAGGAGCATTTTGAAGACTGGTATGCGGCGCCGCTGCACCACGAGTATCGCCCGGTGGAGATTGTGCCCCGCCTGATCGGCGTGCCCAGCCGCAGCGAGCGCGTGACGCTGTACCTGTCCTTTCCGGGCCCCGCGCTGGGCGACCCGGACCGCCCCGCCACCGAGGTCTTTGCCGCACTGCTGGGCGGCGGGCTGCGCTCGCGGATGTTCCAGCGGCTGCGCGAGGAACACCAGCTGGTGTACGCGGCGCAGGGCGGCAGTTCGCACTGGCGGCGCAGCGGCTACCTGTTCATGGCGATGGACCTGGCCCGCGAGCGGGTGCAGGAAGCCTTTGGCCGCCTGACCGAGCTGATGCAGGAGTTGCAAACCGCGCCCCCCAGCCACGACGAGACCGACGAGACCCGCGAGTCGTTTGCGCTGCGGGCCCTGCAGGAATCCGAGGGGCCGGGGCTGGCCACCAAGCTGGCGCAGCACTGGTTAAACGACGAGGTGTATTTCCCCACCCGCGCCGCGCGCATGTACCGGCAGGTGAGCGCGCAGGACGTGCAGGCGGCTGCCGGTTACCTCAGCACGCAGCAGATGGCGGTGGTGGGCATCGGCATGGGCGAAGCAGAACTCGCAGAACTCCTGGAGGTGGTCGCGTGA